A section of the Streptomyces sp. NBC_01363 genome encodes:
- a CDS encoding cytochrome P450: MTTPASAVPERQSMSPPPAAGGCPAGGGTSAVPLSGPGFHTEPHVVYRAMRSEHGPVVPVELPGGVPAWLVIGYRELHQVTSDGELFPRDVGLWNQWGIIPEDWPLLPMVGRPMPSIYFTAGAEHRRHAAMVGHALEEVEHFELRMACEELADRLVDGFCDRGTADLIADFAVPLPVLVLARLVGFPDADGPRIAEVLRDLADGGPGAQEAHLRFGEHMQRLLAARRAAPGSDVTSRMLAYAGEFTDEEYVLDLMAITAAGHLTTADWIGNSLRLMLTDDQFAVALSGGRHSVAEAMNEVLWEEGPTQILAGRWAARDTRLGGRNIRAGDMLLLGLGAANADPHIRQHLSASGGSSGQRGNSAHLAFSHGEYRCPFPAQEIAEIIARTGIEVLLDRLPDLELSVPAPELVRRQSAFLRGMTALPVRFAPVRPTGDLS; the protein is encoded by the coding sequence ATGACGACGCCCGCATCCGCGGTGCCCGAGCGCCAGTCCATGTCCCCGCCGCCCGCCGCCGGAGGCTGCCCGGCAGGTGGCGGTACGTCCGCCGTGCCGCTCAGCGGGCCCGGGTTCCACACCGAACCCCACGTCGTCTACCGCGCCATGCGGAGCGAACACGGACCTGTCGTACCCGTCGAACTGCCCGGCGGAGTTCCGGCCTGGCTCGTCATCGGCTATCGCGAACTCCACCAGGTCACCAGCGACGGCGAGTTGTTCCCCAGGGACGTCGGGCTGTGGAACCAGTGGGGGATCATCCCCGAGGACTGGCCGCTGCTGCCGATGGTCGGCCGCCCGATGCCCTCCATCTACTTCACCGCCGGGGCCGAGCACCGGCGTCACGCCGCGATGGTCGGGCACGCGCTGGAGGAGGTCGAGCACTTCGAACTCCGCATGGCCTGTGAGGAGTTGGCCGACCGGCTCGTCGACGGGTTCTGCGACCGCGGTACGGCGGACCTGATCGCCGATTTCGCCGTGCCGCTGCCGGTGCTCGTCCTCGCCCGTCTGGTCGGATTCCCCGATGCGGACGGGCCGCGGATCGCGGAGGTGCTCAGGGATCTGGCCGACGGCGGACCGGGCGCGCAGGAGGCCCATCTGCGGTTCGGTGAACACATGCAGCGGCTGCTGGCGGCACGGCGGGCCGCGCCCGGGAGCGACGTGACCTCGCGAATGCTGGCGTACGCCGGTGAGTTCACCGACGAGGAGTACGTACTCGACCTGATGGCCATCACGGCCGCCGGACACCTCACCACGGCCGACTGGATCGGCAACTCGCTCCGGCTGATGCTCACCGACGACCAGTTCGCCGTCGCGCTCTCCGGCGGTCGGCACAGCGTCGCCGAAGCCATGAACGAGGTGCTCTGGGAGGAGGGCCCGACGCAGATCCTCGCCGGTCGCTGGGCGGCCCGCGACACCCGGCTGGGAGGCCGGAACATCCGTGCCGGGGACATGTTGCTGCTGGGTCTGGGCGCCGCCAACGCCGATCCGCACATCCGGCAGCATCTCTCCGCCTCGGGAGGGTCGTCGGGTCAGCGCGGCAACAGCGCGCACCTGGCGTTCAGCCACGGCGAATACCGCTGCCCCTTCCCCGCGCAGGAGATCGCCGAAATCATCGCCCGCACCGGGATCGAGGTGCTGCTCGACCGGCTTCCCGACCTGGAACTGTCCGTTCCCGCGCCGGAGTTGGTCCGGCGCCAGTCCGCCTTCCTGCGGGGGATGACCGCGTTGCCCGTCCGGTTCGCCCCCGTACGCCCGACAGGAGACTTGTCTTGA
- a CDS encoding TIM-barrel domain-containing protein, translating to MRILQNSPSRTAVGTLSVIVLALTALTAPAPQAHAAATPSGTLDSTTKNVTWQSPVYAKGTVDSPAKCGTAAEDPDNAVCARFDLTVDPPAGQWDDNPEGGVPVSIQWETPTDDFDMYIYDSANKQVASSAGTADPESTVIPKASGTYHVVVVPYDVHDNSFSGKAYLPEATDAGNLTGFSGSHGRYEIEAGALKARAEFFTDDTLRLQASPDGVLADPKDSHMIRRQPTAQPHTKSFDAGTYYGIRSKGVVMRIYKKPLRFGLYKADNRTAIWQEADPLRWTGGGMRQSLKRGTDEQFFGGGEQNGSFSHRDQVMNVGNNTNWNEGGYNNSQPFYISTAGYGVFRNTMTPGIYDFDSPVRTGQQERRLDAYYFTGDTKSVIGKYTSLVGKPFMPPVYGLEPGSADCYLHNANRGERHTLDALKVSDSYVDNGMPLGWMLVNDGYGCGYENLPRTGTGLNKNHAQLGLWTQDGLPDEAEESKAGVRVRKLDVAWVGGGYGFALDACDQAKAGIENNSDARGFVWLPVSWAGAQRCGVLWSGDQSLSWDFIRWQIPTYAGATMSGIAYNTGDVGSIYRHDPKMYTRDLQWKAFLPAIMTMDGWASDITTKQPHDQQPWLDGEPYTAINRKYLQLKERLLPYMYTLSKEATRTGVGAVRPLSLEYPDDPAALGPDAKYEFLAGPDFLVAPVYSDTDVRNGIYLPKGTWTDYWTGRTYQGPTTVNGYKAPLDTLPLFVKGGSIVPMWPKGTLSWESRDRTRLGYDIHPQGTTDYTLYEDDGVTRKFTEGASATQHVKVQAPAHGTKGSTTVRIGASVGRYEGKVSARSYDLTVHGGSAPSQVVMDQSRLHRLNSAAELAAAGSGWFTDPATGVTEIKTPAVSTGRGFTVELRK from the coding sequence TTGCGGATCCTTCAGAACAGTCCCAGCCGGACGGCGGTCGGCACGCTGTCGGTGATCGTCCTCGCACTCACCGCCCTGACCGCCCCCGCACCGCAGGCGCACGCCGCGGCCACGCCCTCGGGCACCCTGGACAGCACCACGAAGAACGTGACATGGCAGAGCCCGGTCTACGCCAAGGGGACCGTCGACTCTCCCGCCAAGTGCGGCACGGCCGCCGAGGACCCCGACAACGCGGTCTGCGCCCGGTTCGACCTGACCGTCGACCCGCCCGCGGGTCAGTGGGACGACAACCCCGAGGGCGGCGTCCCCGTCTCCATCCAATGGGAGACGCCCACGGACGACTTCGACATGTACATCTACGACTCGGCCAATAAACAGGTGGCTTCCAGCGCGGGCACCGCCGACCCCGAGTCCACGGTCATCCCGAAGGCCTCCGGGACCTACCACGTGGTCGTCGTCCCCTACGACGTGCACGACAACTCCTTCAGCGGGAAGGCTTATCTCCCCGAGGCCACCGATGCCGGGAACCTCACCGGTTTCAGCGGCTCGCACGGCAGGTACGAGATCGAGGCCGGTGCGCTCAAGGCCCGCGCCGAGTTCTTCACCGACGACACCCTGCGGCTGCAGGCATCCCCGGACGGCGTACTCGCCGACCCGAAGGACAGCCACATGATCCGGCGGCAGCCCACCGCCCAGCCGCACACCAAGTCCTTCGACGCAGGCACCTATTACGGCATCCGCTCCAAGGGCGTGGTGATGCGCATCTACAAGAAGCCGCTGCGCTTCGGCCTCTACAAGGCCGACAACCGCACGGCCATCTGGCAGGAGGCCGATCCGCTGCGCTGGACCGGCGGCGGCATGCGGCAGAGCCTGAAGCGCGGCACCGACGAACAGTTCTTCGGCGGGGGCGAGCAGAACGGCAGCTTCTCGCACCGCGACCAGGTGATGAACGTCGGCAACAACACCAACTGGAACGAGGGCGGTTACAACAACTCCCAGCCGTTCTACATCTCCACGGCCGGCTACGGCGTCTTCCGCAACACCATGACGCCCGGCATCTACGACTTCGACTCGCCGGTACGGACCGGTCAGCAGGAACGACGCCTGGACGCCTACTACTTCACCGGTGACACCAAGTCGGTCATCGGCAAGTACACCTCCCTGGTGGGCAAGCCGTTCATGCCACCGGTGTACGGGCTGGAGCCCGGCTCCGCCGACTGCTACCTCCACAACGCCAACCGGGGCGAGCGCCACACCCTCGACGCGCTGAAGGTCTCCGACAGCTACGTCGACAACGGGATGCCGCTCGGCTGGATGCTCGTCAACGACGGATACGGCTGCGGATACGAGAACCTTCCCCGGACGGGTACGGGCCTCAACAAGAACCATGCCCAGCTCGGCCTCTGGACACAGGACGGCCTGCCCGACGAGGCCGAGGAGTCCAAGGCCGGTGTACGCGTCCGCAAGCTGGACGTCGCCTGGGTCGGCGGCGGATACGGCTTCGCGCTGGACGCCTGCGACCAGGCCAAGGCCGGCATCGAGAACAACAGCGACGCCCGCGGCTTCGTCTGGCTGCCCGTCTCCTGGGCCGGTGCGCAGCGCTGCGGTGTGCTGTGGAGCGGTGACCAGAGCCTGTCCTGGGACTTCATCCGCTGGCAGATCCCGACGTATGCCGGCGCGACGATGTCCGGCATCGCGTACAACACGGGTGACGTCGGCAGCATCTACCGTCACGACCCCAAGATGTACACCCGTGACCTGCAGTGGAAGGCTTTCCTCCCGGCCATCATGACCATGGACGGCTGGGCCAGTGACATCACCACCAAGCAGCCGCACGACCAGCAGCCGTGGTTGGACGGCGAGCCGTACACCGCCATCAACCGCAAGTACCTGCAGCTGAAGGAGCGGCTGCTGCCGTACATGTACACGTTGTCGAAGGAGGCCACGAGGACCGGCGTCGGCGCGGTCCGGCCGCTCTCGCTGGAGTACCCCGACGACCCGGCGGCACTCGGCCCGGACGCGAAGTACGAGTTCCTGGCCGGACCCGACTTCCTGGTCGCGCCCGTGTACAGCGACACGGACGTCCGCAACGGCATCTACCTGCCGAAGGGCACCTGGACCGACTACTGGACGGGCAGGACCTACCAGGGCCCGACCACGGTCAACGGGTACAAGGCGCCGCTCGACACCCTGCCGCTCTTCGTCAAGGGCGGGTCGATCGTGCCGATGTGGCCCAAGGGCACCCTGTCCTGGGAGTCCCGGGACAGGACCCGGCTCGGCTACGACATCCACCCGCAGGGCACCACGGACTACACGCTCTACGAGGACGACGGCGTGACGAGGAAGTTCACGGAGGGAGCCTCGGCCACCCAGCACGTAAAGGTTCAGGCACCCGCCCACGGCACGAAGGGCAGCACCACCGTCAGGATCGGTGCGAGCGTGGGACGTTACGAGGGCAAGGTGTCCGCCCGCTCGTACGACCTCACCGTGCACGGCGGGAGCGCCCCGTCGCAGGTCGTCATGGACCAGAGCCGTCTGCACCGGCTGAACTCGGCGGCGGAGCTCGCCGCGGCCGGCTCCGGCTGGTTCACCGACCCGGCGACCGGGGTCACGGAGATCAAGACGCCGGCCGTCTCCACCGGGCGCGGCTTCACCGTCGAGCTGCGGAAGTAG
- a CDS encoding SAM-dependent methyltransferase, with the protein MTGYGSGADRIDTTRPHPARVYDWFLGGKDNYPVDEELGKQIAGLSPDTKRIARHNRWFMHRAMRWLAGEAGIRQFLDIGSGIPTEPNLHQIVQSAAPDARVVYVDNDPIVLAHAEALLSGSVEGVTAYLDADVREPERILELAAEVIDFDRPVALSLIALLHFVGDGDGDGEGAGRSEGAYALVERLVERLPAGSFLVLSQLTGDFDPESVEKGVASYAAGGVTLVPRSRRGVSRFFDGLEVVEPGLVQVVDWHPELSLGDLPVETQPVPIYGAVARKP; encoded by the coding sequence ATGACAGGGTACGGATCCGGCGCGGACCGCATCGACACCACGAGGCCGCATCCCGCGCGGGTGTACGACTGGTTCCTCGGCGGGAAGGACAACTATCCCGTCGACGAGGAGCTCGGCAAACAGATCGCCGGGCTCTCTCCGGACACGAAGCGCATCGCGCGCCACAACCGGTGGTTCATGCACCGTGCGATGCGCTGGCTCGCCGGCGAGGCGGGGATACGCCAGTTCCTCGACATCGGCTCCGGTATTCCCACCGAGCCCAACCTGCACCAGATCGTCCAGAGCGCGGCTCCCGACGCACGGGTCGTGTACGTGGACAACGACCCCATCGTCCTGGCCCACGCCGAAGCGCTGTTGAGCGGGAGCGTTGAAGGGGTGACGGCGTATCTGGACGCCGATGTGCGGGAGCCGGAGAGGATCCTCGAACTCGCCGCGGAGGTGATCGACTTCGACCGGCCCGTCGCGCTCTCCCTCATCGCCCTGCTGCACTTCGTCGGCGACGGCGACGGCGACGGAGAGGGGGCGGGGAGGAGCGAAGGGGCGTACGCCCTGGTGGAAAGGCTGGTGGAGCGGCTTCCCGCCGGGAGTTTCCTCGTGCTGTCGCAGCTCACCGGCGACTTCGACCCCGAGAGTGTGGAGAAGGGCGTGGCCTCGTACGCGGCGGGCGGTGTGACGCTCGTACCGAGGTCGCGCCGCGGCGTCAGTCGGTTCTTCGACGGGCTGGAAGTGGTGGAGCCGGGCCTCGTCCAGGTCGTCGACTGGCATCCGGAACTCAGCCTCGGCGATCTTCCGGTGGAGACGCAGCCGGTGCCGATCTACGGTGCGGTCGCCCGCAAGCCGTAG
- a CDS encoding SAM-dependent methyltransferase, protein MSEQQSSATPSAERVSARIDTTRPHSARFWNYFVGGKDNYEVDREIGDQIKTFFPGLVDVAVAGRQFLRRSVGHLVEDHGVRQFLDIGTGLPTADNTHQVAQDLAPESRIVYVDNDPLVLTHARALLTSSSEGVTDYIDADLYEPDAILAEAAKTLDFERPVALMLLGILGHAGDFSKAREVVGRLMAGLPSGSYLVVYDGTRTSEGMIAAEKAYIESGAVPYYVREPDEIVTLFDGLRILDPGFVRLSEWRPDADSATVSADVDAFGGIGVKE, encoded by the coding sequence ATGAGCGAGCAGCAGTCGTCCGCCACCCCGTCCGCCGAGCGGGTATCGGCCCGGATCGACACCACGAGGCCTCATTCCGCCCGCTTCTGGAACTACTTCGTGGGCGGCAAGGACAACTACGAGGTCGACCGTGAGATCGGTGACCAGATCAAGACGTTCTTCCCGGGGCTCGTCGACGTGGCGGTGGCGGGGCGGCAGTTCCTGCGGCGTTCGGTGGGCCACCTGGTGGAGGACCACGGCGTCCGGCAGTTCCTGGACATCGGGACCGGTCTGCCCACCGCGGACAACACCCATCAGGTGGCCCAGGACCTCGCGCCCGAGTCGCGCATCGTGTACGTGGACAACGATCCGCTCGTGCTGACGCATGCGCGTGCGCTGCTGACCAGTTCCTCCGAGGGAGTCACCGACTACATCGACGCCGACCTCTACGAGCCGGACGCCATCCTTGCCGAGGCGGCGAAGACGCTCGACTTCGAACGGCCCGTGGCCCTGATGCTGCTCGGCATACTCGGTCACGCAGGCGACTTCTCGAAGGCCCGTGAGGTGGTGGGCCGGCTGATGGCGGGGCTGCCCTCCGGCAGCTACCTCGTGGTGTACGACGGCACGCGTACCAGCGAGGGCATGATCGCCGCGGAGAAGGCATACATCGAGAGTGGCGCCGTGCCGTACTACGTGCGCGAGCCCGACGAGATCGTCACGCTCTTCGACGGGCTGCGGATCCTGGACCCCGGCTTCGTCCGGCTCAGCGAGTGGCGGCCCGACGCCGACAGCGCGACCGTGTCCGCGGATGTCGACGCCTTCGGGGGCATCGGCGTCAAGGAGTGA
- a CDS encoding tetratricopeptide repeat protein, protein MLDPTSVAAISAVLGAVGSGMANEAGKWAWESTGGVVRRIVGREVPAPVAPDERDDVARMLHDRIRADPQLAAHWAVFAARMRRTPAPATAARSDLPASIRFFTDRKEAMKRLQREASRRPDGRPRLALVHGPDGMGSSTLAVHFGAQPTRLFPDGQIYADLGGAGAGGARDAGTVLRALLRQLRVPDEEMPTGTDELGEFFRDRVADRRLLVVLDHAYSAPQVRPFLTPAPGVFTILVARAPFPGIDAVRVPVGPLSDRDAVRLLTDITDKSTVAAARATLPSLLQRCGGSPYALRAAAYQLSAPTLPPRRAEADGDPVRGAAEDNYRLLAPESARLYRLMALRAWPAFDAAAAARTTGQAPEAVAESLEDLADRMLLERGGGSGNGRYRYRHGVRAHAEAAATREDGIAACSAALARTLSAYADLAASAAHQALPESWRVPAPAEERVGRRYEDRGAALDALLAESGNLVEAVRCAEESGDPDTAVRLCRALWPLQLKAGHHEMLLPALRIGARLADTHRPTSPDAGALHAQLAHTLTELKRWDEAETEARAAARAEEAAGHKRGHASAVEFLGLLRLRQWRYPEAYECFDEAGGILDTMGDQDEGTADLPRARALLERHRGRALRGSGPREEAREKLETALRYFRSSGDTYNTARTLTDLAESRLDEENAEAALPLIEAAITTLDGQSAEYQLRYLRRMREACVTG, encoded by the coding sequence ATGCTGGATCCCACTTCGGTGGCGGCGATTTCGGCTGTACTCGGTGCGGTCGGCTCGGGGATGGCCAACGAGGCCGGCAAATGGGCCTGGGAGTCCACCGGCGGTGTCGTACGGAGAATCGTCGGCCGTGAGGTCCCCGCCCCCGTGGCTCCGGACGAACGGGACGACGTGGCCCGCATGCTCCACGACCGGATCCGTGCCGATCCACAACTCGCCGCACACTGGGCCGTGTTCGCGGCGCGGATGCGCCGCACCCCTGCCCCGGCCACAGCCGCGCGGTCCGACCTCCCCGCCTCCATTCGGTTCTTCACGGATCGCAAGGAGGCGATGAAGCGACTCCAGCGAGAGGCGTCCCGCCGCCCGGACGGACGGCCCCGGCTCGCACTGGTGCACGGTCCGGACGGGATGGGTTCCAGCACGCTCGCCGTGCACTTCGGAGCACAGCCGACCCGCCTCTTCCCGGACGGGCAGATCTACGCCGACCTCGGCGGCGCAGGCGCCGGTGGCGCGCGCGACGCCGGAACCGTACTGCGTGCGCTGCTGCGTCAACTGCGGGTGCCGGACGAGGAGATGCCGACCGGGACCGATGAGCTCGGCGAATTTTTCCGGGACCGGGTGGCGGACCGCAGACTCCTGGTCGTGCTCGACCACGCGTACTCCGCCCCGCAGGTGCGGCCGTTCCTCACCCCGGCGCCCGGGGTGTTCACCATCCTGGTCGCCCGTGCCCCCTTCCCCGGCATCGACGCGGTGCGTGTGCCCGTGGGTCCGCTGTCGGACCGGGACGCGGTGCGGCTGCTCACCGATATCACCGACAAGTCCACGGTCGCCGCCGCCCGTGCCACGCTGCCCTCGCTGCTCCAGCGCTGCGGCGGGTCACCGTACGCCCTGCGCGCCGCGGCGTACCAGCTCTCCGCCCCCACGCTTCCGCCGCGCCGTGCCGAGGCGGACGGCGACCCGGTACGCGGGGCCGCCGAGGACAACTACCGGCTCCTGGCGCCGGAATCCGCCAGGCTGTACCGGCTGATGGCGCTGCGCGCCTGGCCCGCCTTCGACGCCGCCGCTGCCGCACGGACCACCGGCCAGGCCCCTGAGGCCGTGGCGGAGTCCCTGGAGGACCTCGCCGACCGGATGCTCCTGGAGCGCGGCGGCGGGAGCGGCAACGGACGCTACCGCTACCGCCACGGGGTCCGCGCACACGCCGAGGCGGCCGCGACCCGGGAGGACGGGATCGCGGCGTGCTCGGCGGCTCTCGCCCGCACCCTGAGCGCCTACGCCGATCTGGCGGCATCGGCCGCCCACCAGGCGCTCCCGGAGAGCTGGCGCGTCCCCGCGCCCGCCGAGGAACGCGTCGGGCGAAGGTACGAGGACCGGGGCGCCGCCCTCGACGCGCTGCTCGCGGAGTCGGGCAACCTGGTCGAGGCGGTGCGCTGTGCCGAGGAGTCCGGCGACCCGGACACCGCCGTACGCCTGTGCCGCGCCCTGTGGCCGCTGCAGCTCAAGGCGGGTCACCACGAGATGCTGCTGCCGGCGCTCCGCATCGGTGCGCGTCTCGCCGACACCCATCGCCCCACGAGCCCCGACGCCGGAGCGCTGCACGCGCAACTCGCCCATACCCTCACCGAGCTGAAGCGCTGGGACGAGGCGGAGACGGAGGCGAGGGCAGCGGCACGGGCCGAGGAGGCGGCCGGCCACAAGCGGGGCCATGCCTCGGCCGTCGAGTTCCTCGGGCTGCTGAGACTGCGCCAGTGGCGGTACCCGGAGGCGTACGAGTGCTTCGACGAGGCGGGCGGCATCCTGGACACCATGGGCGATCAGGACGAGGGGACCGCCGACCTGCCGCGTGCGCGGGCCCTGCTGGAGCGCCATCGCGGACGGGCGCTGCGCGGTTCGGGGCCGCGGGAGGAGGCCCGGGAGAAGCTGGAGACCGCCCTGCGGTACTTCCGGTCGAGCGGCGATACGTACAACACGGCGCGGACGCTCACGGACCTCGCCGAGAGTCGGCTGGACGAGGAGAACGCGGAAGCGGCGCTGCCGCTGATCGAGGCAGCGATCACGACACTCGACGGACAGAGCGCGGAGTACCAACTGCGGTATCTCCGGCGTATGCGGGAGGCCTGCGTCACCGGGTGA
- a CDS encoding DUF4232 domain-containing protein, whose translation MRLRSALASALSVTAALTLTGTAASATTGTASTDTASRLGTCQEQDLDVHAAPGGQRNVARISVTNNSHRACVVDRIPTITFRGLDGSAEAVPPAGSGPYALAGGERAYAAVRTADPAAAEGHVVGSLSVAADPSHLGVAFRAATVGMPEGVHVWVPVTTLWQESRAAADSALADALG comes from the coding sequence ATGCGTCTCCGCTCCGCTCTCGCCTCCGCGCTCTCCGTCACGGCCGCCCTGACACTGACCGGCACCGCGGCGTCGGCAACGACCGGCACCGCGTCCACCGACACCGCGAGCCGCCTCGGAACCTGCCAGGAGCAGGACCTCGACGTGCACGCCGCACCCGGCGGACAGCGGAACGTCGCCCGTATCAGCGTCACCAACAACAGCCACCGGGCCTGTGTGGTGGACCGGATCCCCACGATCACCTTCAGGGGCCTCGACGGCTCCGCCGAGGCCGTCCCGCCCGCCGGGAGCGGACCCTACGCACTGGCCGGCGGCGAGCGGGCGTACGCCGCCGTGCGCACCGCGGACCCGGCGGCCGCCGAAGGCCACGTCGTCGGCAGCCTGTCCGTGGCGGCGGACCCCTCCCATCTGGGCGTCGCCTTCCGCGCGGCCACCGTGGGCATGCCCGAGGGAGTCCACGTGTGGGTGCCGGTGACCACCCTGTGGCAGGAATCGCGCGCCGCGGCTGACAGCGCGCTGGCGGACGCGCTGGGCTGA
- a CDS encoding cytochrome P450, with protein MNCPHAAAREAASSGGPVVIDPLVQDLDGETARLRDAGPLARIELLGVPALTVTRHALARQLLVDPRLVKDLDAWGLWQRGEVTHEWPLIGMIDAGRSMFTVDGAEHRRLRTKTSQALTPRRLEEIRPDIEKFTEELLDALAEQGEKSENGVVDLKSVFAQPLPMRVVGMLMGVDEAEHPMLMRRYKAFFSMLTPQEERLALLAELDVFYAALVRERTARPADDLTSALILAEEGGEPLTEEEVVGTLKAMVAAGHETTIGLILNAVRALLTHPDQLRRVLDGEIPWETVIEETLRWDTPTTHLLMRFATEDIRIGDDVIAKGEGVVISYRAIGRDIEHHGADADDFDITRPAPIRHMTFGHGPHICPGAALSRVEAGIALPALFARFPGLRAAVTDEQVRKLPVMTQNDMEAFPVLLHG; from the coding sequence TTGAACTGCCCGCACGCCGCTGCCCGGGAGGCCGCTTCGAGCGGCGGGCCCGTCGTCATCGACCCGCTGGTCCAGGACCTGGACGGTGAGACGGCACGACTGCGTGACGCCGGTCCGCTCGCCAGGATCGAGCTCCTCGGCGTTCCGGCCCTGACCGTCACCCGGCATGCCCTGGCCCGTCAACTGCTCGTCGATCCCCGCCTGGTGAAGGACCTCGACGCCTGGGGGCTCTGGCAGCGCGGGGAGGTCACGCACGAGTGGCCGCTGATCGGCATGATCGACGCCGGGCGTTCCATGTTCACGGTGGACGGTGCCGAGCACCGGCGGCTGCGTACCAAGACCTCCCAGGCACTCACGCCGCGCCGGCTGGAGGAGATACGCCCGGACATCGAGAAGTTCACCGAGGAACTACTCGATGCCCTCGCCGAGCAGGGCGAGAAGAGCGAGAACGGTGTGGTCGACCTCAAGTCCGTGTTCGCCCAGCCGCTGCCGATGCGGGTCGTCGGCATGCTGATGGGCGTGGACGAGGCCGAGCACCCCATGCTGATGCGGCGGTACAAGGCGTTCTTCTCCATGCTCACCCCGCAGGAGGAACGCCTGGCGCTGCTGGCCGAGTTGGACGTCTTCTACGCCGCTCTCGTACGCGAGAGGACCGCGCGTCCGGCCGACGACCTCACCAGCGCGCTCATCCTTGCCGAGGAGGGCGGCGAACCGCTCACCGAGGAAGAGGTGGTGGGCACTCTCAAGGCGATGGTGGCCGCCGGTCACGAGACCACCATCGGGCTGATCCTGAACGCCGTACGCGCCCTGCTCACCCACCCCGACCAACTGCGCAGGGTGCTCGACGGCGAGATCCCGTGGGAGACGGTGATCGAGGAGACCCTGCGCTGGGACACCCCCACCACCCATCTGCTGATGCGGTTCGCCACGGAGGACATCCGGATCGGCGACGACGTGATCGCGAAGGGCGAAGGAGTGGTGATCTCCTACCGCGCCATCGGCCGCGACATCGAGCACCACGGGGCGGACGCCGACGACTTCGACATCACCCGGCCGGCCCCGATCCGCCACATGACCTTCGGTCACGGCCCCCACATCTGCCCCGGGGCGGCGCTCTCCCGGGTCGAGGCCGGGATCGCCCTGCCCGCACTGTTCGCGCGCTTCCCCGGGCTGCGGGCGGCCGTCACGGACGAACAGGTCCGCAAGCTGCCGGTGATGACGCAGAACGACATGGAGGCCTTCCCGGTCCTGCTGCACGGCTGA